A DNA window from Brenneria izadpanahii contains the following coding sequences:
- a CDS encoding aminoacyl-histidine dipeptidase, with product MGSLSHLSPQPLWDRFADICSIPHPSYHEEQLARYLVSWAQERGLAARRDSVGNVFIRKPATPGRENRVPVILQAHLDMVPQKAHGKQHDFTRDPIEPYEDDGWVKARQTTLGADNGIGLASILAVLESPDVEHGPLEALLTMTEETGMIGAKGLEAGWLQGDILINTDSGTEGEIYMGCAGGVDAIARLAVGREPRREGDGTLELSIDGLVGGHSGGNIALGLGNAYKLMARFLYQYADASEARLIALAGNKMRNAIPAQANARLSVPTARLSAFKQSVDAFRDVIVRELKCAEPNLTVSLTECDDGEAPLDLPSQQRMIALLRAMPHGVIRMSDTFEGVVETSLNLGVVELSASQVEINCLVRSLLDSGKDDVVDTLGALARLAGADFHTEGAYPGWAPDRHSRIKAITEQCWQRLFGGMPSIKVVHAGLECGLFKQHYPSLDMVSIGPTMLGAHSPQEKVNIASVGRYWTLLTEMLDAIPQR from the coding sequence ATGGGCTCATTATCACATTTGTCTCCGCAACCGCTGTGGGATCGCTTTGCCGATATCTGTTCCATTCCGCATCCTTCGTATCATGAAGAGCAACTGGCGCGCTATCTGGTTTCCTGGGCGCAGGAGAGAGGGCTGGCGGCCAGGCGGGATAGCGTAGGCAATGTCTTTATTCGCAAACCGGCGACGCCCGGCCGGGAAAACCGGGTTCCGGTGATCCTGCAGGCGCACCTGGATATGGTTCCCCAGAAAGCGCACGGCAAACAACATGACTTTACCCGCGATCCGATAGAGCCCTATGAGGATGATGGCTGGGTCAAAGCCAGACAAACAACGTTGGGCGCAGATAACGGCATCGGTCTGGCTTCCATACTGGCGGTTCTGGAGTCGCCGGACGTGGAGCACGGTCCGCTGGAAGCGTTGCTGACCATGACCGAAGAGACGGGCATGATCGGGGCGAAAGGGCTTGAGGCGGGCTGGTTGCAGGGCGATATCCTGATCAACACCGATTCCGGCACGGAAGGTGAAATCTATATGGGCTGCGCCGGCGGGGTTGATGCGATCGCCCGCCTGGCGGTGGGGCGCGAACCGCGCAGAGAGGGAGACGGCACGCTGGAACTGTCGATTGACGGGCTGGTCGGCGGCCACTCCGGCGGCAATATCGCGCTGGGGTTAGGCAATGCCTATAAGCTGATGGCGCGTTTCTTATATCAATACGCCGACGCATCCGAAGCTCGTCTGATCGCCCTGGCGGGGAATAAAATGAGGAATGCGATTCCGGCGCAGGCGAACGCCCGGCTGTCTGTTCCAACAGCCAGACTCAGCGCGTTCAAACAGAGCGTTGACGCATTCCGTGACGTTATCGTCCGCGAGTTGAAGTGTGCGGAACCGAATCTGACCGTTTCACTGACCGAGTGCGACGATGGCGAAGCGCCGCTGGATTTGCCTTCCCAGCAGCGGATGATTGCATTGCTGCGCGCCATGCCGCACGGGGTGATCAGAATGAGCGATACGTTTGAGGGCGTGGTGGAAACCTCGCTCAACCTGGGCGTCGTCGAACTGTCCGCGTCGCAGGTGGAAATCAACTGCCTGGTGCGTTCATTGCTGGACAGCGGTAAAGACGATGTCGTGGATACCCTTGGCGCGCTGGCCCGGCTTGCCGGCGCGGATTTCCATACCGAAGGCGCCTATCCCGGTTGGGCGCCCGATCGGCATTCACGGATTAAGGCCATTACCGAACAGTGCTGGCAACGGCTGTTTGGCGGCATGCCCAGCATCAAGGTGGTGCATGCGGGATTGGAATGCGGTTTGTTCAAACAGCATTATCCATCGCTTGATATGGTTTCTATCGGCCCGACCATGCTGGGAGCGCACTCTCCGCAGGAGAAGGTCAATATTGCCAGCGTTGGACGCTACTGGACTTTGCTCACTGAAATGCTTGATGCTATTCCGCAACGCTAA
- a CDS encoding PTS transporter subunit EIIC, with translation MNANFKNEIQTFGRSLLLPIAVLAPVGMLMGICSALGQAYMIDKLPFLGNVYFKAILSSVGLITSVVFQNIPLLFAMGVAYGMSKKEKGIAVFSSVISYLTLLISMHVHLKLMGQLAGEDMAFVGQGMVLGIQTLKIEALGGIIAGLLAAKVTDRYYRLQLPLAFAFFSGKKSVAILSIAFTIPVGLLIPFIWDVFTAGMKSISTIMMAPHIGAGIYMTLNRLLIPFGLHHVLSSTVRFTEAGGTYLIDGQTYIGILPAMNKILFELGPNHPAWNEFMPTLSSYLASSQMLTTLFRVPAIGLAMYHMAYFKNKKFAKGMILTVVLTAFLGNITEPLEFSFLFIAPKLFIVYSVLCGLLTIPLQILEVSIGYIRGTIFDFGIFGLMYENTHWVNLILLGSINFVVFYFFFRWAIGKFDIKTPGREKEIADSTLLNNKEYDKVAQLVIEGLGGKSNIKRVENCVSRLRVDLHNQKLLQMALLKDAGSMGTFIPSSNHVHVVFGPHVEFVRNAVDDVLAGTRPD, from the coding sequence ATGAACGCCAATTTTAAAAACGAAATACAAACATTTGGACGCTCACTATTATTACCCATTGCGGTATTAGCCCCCGTTGGCATGTTGATGGGTATTTGCAGCGCGTTGGGACAGGCTTATATGATCGATAAGCTGCCCTTCTTAGGAAATGTTTACTTTAAGGCAATTCTTTCATCCGTTGGTTTAATTACCAGCGTCGTATTTCAAAATATTCCGCTATTGTTCGCTATGGGCGTTGCCTATGGCATGTCAAAAAAAGAAAAAGGCATCGCCGTTTTTTCATCCGTGATTTCCTATCTGACATTGCTCATCTCCATGCATGTTCATTTAAAGCTGATGGGACAATTGGCCGGCGAGGATATGGCCTTTGTCGGGCAGGGCATGGTGCTGGGGATTCAGACGCTGAAAATCGAGGCGCTGGGCGGTATTATCGCCGGTTTACTGGCGGCTAAAGTGACCGACCGTTATTACCGCCTCCAACTGCCGCTGGCCTTTGCGTTTTTCAGCGGTAAAAAATCCGTCGCGATTTTATCGATAGCCTTCACCATTCCCGTCGGATTGCTGATTCCCTTTATCTGGGATGTGTTTACCGCGGGAATGAAGAGTATTTCGACCATAATGATGGCGCCCCATATCGGCGCGGGGATCTACATGACGCTGAACCGGCTGTTGATTCCTTTTGGTTTGCATCATGTTCTAAGTTCCACGGTGCGCTTTACCGAGGCGGGCGGCACCTATTTAATCGACGGCCAAACGTATATCGGCATTTTGCCGGCGATGAATAAAATTCTGTTTGAGTTGGGGCCGAATCATCCCGCCTGGAATGAATTTATGCCGACGCTGTCGAGTTATCTGGCTTCGTCGCAAATGCTGACTACCTTATTCCGCGTACCGGCTATCGGGCTGGCGATGTATCACATGGCGTATTTCAAGAATAAGAAATTCGCCAAAGGCATGATTCTGACCGTGGTGCTTACCGCGTTCCTCGGCAATATTACCGAGCCGCTTGAGTTCTCCTTTCTGTTTATCGCGCCAAAACTGTTTATTGTCTATTCGGTGCTGTGCGGTTTATTAACCATACCGCTGCAAATATTAGAAGTCTCCATTGGTTATATCCGAGGAACGATTTTTGATTTCGGCATTTTTGGTCTGATGTATGAAAATACGCACTGGGTCAATTTGATTTTACTCGGCAGTATTAACTTTGTGGTCTTCTATTTCTTCTTCCGTTGGGCAATCGGCAAATTCGATATAAAAACGCCAGGGCGTGAAAAAGAGATAGCGGACAGCACCCTGTTAAATAACAAAGAATATGACAAAGTGGCTCAACTGGTGATTGAAGGGCTGGGGGGCAAAAGCAATATCAAACGGGTGGAAAACTGTGTTTCCCGTCTCCGCGTCGATCTGCACAATCAGAAACTGCTGCAGATGGCGTTGCTTAAAGATGCCGGCTCCATGGGAACATTTATTCCGTCCAGCAACCATGTTCATGTTGTATTCGGGCCGCATGTGGAGTTTGTCCGTAACGCGGTGGATGATGTTTTAGCCGGAACCAGGCCAGATTAA
- a CDS encoding ABC transporter substrate-binding protein: MRLGSRKSKCAVALSAFLASLAMMPALQAKTLVYCSEASPEGFNPQLFTTGVTNDASANPIYNRLIDFKYGTTELAPSLAERWEISPDGKTYTFYLRKNVKWQSNKAFTPSRDFNADDVIFSFMRQKDAASPWHGVSGGNYPYFTGMGMDQLITSIAKLDDYRVVFTLSHPEVPFLSDIAMGFASITSAEYADKMMKAGTPEKLDLDPIGTGPFQLAQYQKDSRILFKAFGDYWGGKSKIDRLVFTITPDASVRFAKLQKDECQVMVSPNPADIPDIKKAAHVTLLEQAGLTTGYLSFNVEKKPFDNLKVRQALSLAVNKPAIIEAVYQGTGQLANSLIPPSMWGYNPDKHGSDYDPVKAKALLAEAGYAQGFSTDLWAMPVQRPYNPNARRMAEMIQADWAAIGVTTKIVTYEWGEYLKRAAEGDHQSILIGWGGDNGDPDNFFSPLFSCASINGGANYSRWCDKSFESLITAARSEPDHAQRVRLYHQAQDVMAQQAPAIMIGHSTVYEPISDKVKNYMISPVGGHRFEQADLD; the protein is encoded by the coding sequence ATGAGATTGGGTAGCAGAAAATCGAAGTGCGCAGTAGCGTTGTCCGCTTTTTTGGCGTCGTTAGCCATGATGCCGGCATTGCAGGCCAAAACGCTGGTCTATTGTTCCGAGGCCTCGCCAGAGGGGTTCAACCCGCAGTTGTTCACCACCGGGGTAACGAACGATGCCAGCGCCAATCCCATTTACAACCGGCTGATTGATTTTAAATATGGTACGACCGAACTGGCGCCGTCATTGGCCGAGCGTTGGGAGATCAGCCCGGACGGCAAAACCTATACGTTTTACCTGCGCAAAAACGTGAAATGGCAAAGCAACAAAGCCTTTACGCCCAGCCGGGATTTTAACGCCGATGACGTGATATTCAGCTTTATGCGCCAGAAAGACGCCGCATCGCCCTGGCACGGCGTATCTGGCGGTAACTATCCCTATTTTACCGGGATGGGAATGGATCAGCTGATAACCAGCATCGCCAAACTTGATGATTACCGGGTGGTCTTTACGCTGTCTCACCCGGAAGTGCCTTTCCTTTCCGATATCGCCATGGGGTTTGCTTCGATAACCTCCGCCGAGTATGCCGATAAAATGATGAAGGCCGGCACGCCGGAAAAGCTGGATCTCGATCCTATCGGCACCGGCCCGTTTCAACTGGCGCAGTATCAGAAAGATTCGCGCATTTTGTTTAAAGCCTTTGGCGATTATTGGGGGGGTAAAAGCAAAATCGACCGTCTGGTGTTCACCATTACGCCGGATGCATCGGTGCGCTTCGCCAAATTGCAGAAAGATGAATGCCAGGTCATGGTTTCACCCAATCCCGCCGATATTCCCGACATCAAGAAAGCCGCGCATGTCACTTTGCTGGAACAGGCCGGACTGACGACGGGCTATCTGTCGTTCAACGTGGAGAAGAAACCGTTCGACAACCTGAAGGTGCGTCAGGCTTTGTCGCTGGCGGTGAATAAACCCGCGATCATCGAAGCGGTTTATCAGGGAACCGGACAGCTGGCAAACAGCCTGATCCCGCCGTCAATGTGGGGCTATAACCCCGATAAGCACGGCAGCGATTACGATCCCGTCAAGGCGAAGGCGCTGCTGGCCGAAGCCGGATATGCTCAGGGATTTTCCACCGATCTCTGGGCGATGCCGGTACAGCGTCCCTATAACCCGAATGCGCGACGCATGGCTGAAATGATCCAGGCGGATTGGGCGGCGATTGGCGTGACCACCAAAATTGTGACTTATGAGTGGGGCGAATATCTTAAACGCGCCGCCGAAGGCGATCATCAGAGCATCCTGATTGGTTGGGGCGGCGATAACGGCGATCCGGATAATTTCTTCAGTCCGTTATTCAGTTGCGCATCCATTAACGGCGGCGCTAACTATTCACGCTGGTGCGACAAGTCGTTTGAGTCTTTGATTACGGCGGCGCGCAGCGAACCGGATCATGCGCAACGCGTCCGTTTATATCATCAGGCGCAGGATGTGATGGCGCAACAGGCTCCGGCGATTATGATCGGTCATTCAACGGTTTATGAACCCATCAGCGACAAGGTGAAAAACTATATGATTTCCCCGGTCGGCGGTCACCGCTTCGAACAAGCCGACCTGGATTAA
- a CDS encoding FadR/GntR family transcriptional regulator, protein MKQKVRLEPIVVQRSDSLVLDALTRYVAQTGTAVGEKLPSEQLLAEELGVSRNTVREALKRWETLGIITRKKGSGTFLRANVSMNDSFLSLRFKNDAENMLHALEVRRIIECQACALAAVRATEDDLSQIGLRLEDMERVHLSIGTAGAEDWLFHAAIYQAAHNPLLLKIIEGLYDTLHAFFESPPEQALFSDSFPLHRTLFDAIRHRDPQQASLISQQILDITERDLKDIINNAAR, encoded by the coding sequence ATGAAACAGAAAGTCAGGCTTGAGCCGATCGTCGTCCAGCGCAGCGATTCGCTGGTTCTGGATGCGCTAACGCGTTATGTCGCGCAAACGGGAACCGCCGTGGGCGAGAAACTTCCCTCGGAACAATTGCTGGCCGAAGAGCTGGGGGTTAGCCGCAATACGGTGCGGGAAGCGTTAAAACGCTGGGAAACGTTGGGCATTATTACCCGCAAAAAGGGCAGCGGCACCTTTTTGCGCGCCAACGTTTCCATGAACGATAGCTTCTTGTCGTTGCGCTTCAAGAATGATGCCGAGAACATGCTGCACGCCCTTGAAGTGCGCCGCATTATCGAATGCCAAGCCTGTGCGCTGGCGGCGGTGCGCGCCACAGAAGACGATCTCTCGCAGATCGGGCTGCGGCTTGAGGATATGGAACGGGTGCATCTCAGTATCGGCACCGCCGGGGCGGAAGACTGGCTATTCCATGCGGCGATCTACCAGGCCGCCCATAACCCGCTGCTGCTGAAAATCATCGAGGGGCTTTACGATACTTTGCACGCCTTTTTTGAGTCGCCGCCCGAACAGGCGTTGTTCAGCGACTCTTTTCCTTTGCACCGTACATTGTTTGACGCAATCAGACATCGGGATCCGCAGCAGGCCAGCCTGATCAGCCAGCAGATCCTGGATATAACAGAACGTGATTTAAAGGACATAATTAATAATGCAGCACGATAA
- a CDS encoding class-II fumarase/aspartase family protein, translating into MRALYDSKSKTIDHKGMKDLFTHEARVQSWLDIEAELALAQAKAGIIPQAAAQNIAANCKLERIDLAEIDRLLQQIGHGFVPVIKVLVNACDAESGKYVHYGVTTQNIQQTAHLYLAKQFHQKLMQFVDGVLLNLARLATEHKDTLMAGRTHGKHALPITYGYKVSVWIYELLGAVERMQEAEKRVFTVMMGGAVGAFHATGEPGRRVQDLVAQALGMHSMPIPSRNARVYRAEYISNLCLLATTLHKIAEEVYQTSSEEFGEVSEAFAKGTVGSSTMPQKVNPKLAKGIIANAQKLYAVLTSSLYVCPRPFEADSSAYFIFDANLQESMELMAEIILRAEELTRTLVINKARMRQNVMLTHGLINSEKIMMKLVDKLGKDPAHELVYHMAMRSTHENIEYREVLANDPVIAANFSAQEIAELLDPAAYTGLCARLAEEMAEQVFQRLS; encoded by the coding sequence ATGCGCGCACTGTACGATTCAAAAAGCAAAACCATCGATCATAAAGGGATGAAAGATCTGTTCACTCATGAGGCGAGGGTGCAGTCATGGCTCGATATAGAAGCCGAACTGGCGCTGGCGCAGGCAAAGGCGGGGATAATCCCGCAGGCGGCGGCGCAGAATATTGCGGCCAACTGTAAGCTGGAACGTATTGATTTGGCGGAGATCGATCGTCTATTGCAGCAGATCGGCCACGGTTTTGTTCCGGTGATCAAAGTGCTGGTCAATGCCTGCGACGCGGAAAGCGGCAAGTATGTGCACTATGGCGTGACGACACAGAATATCCAGCAAACGGCGCATCTGTATCTTGCCAAGCAGTTCCATCAAAAGCTGATGCAGTTTGTCGACGGCGTGTTGCTCAACCTTGCCCGGCTGGCAACGGAGCATAAAGACACGCTGATGGCGGGCCGCACGCACGGTAAACATGCGTTGCCCATCACCTATGGCTATAAGGTTTCGGTGTGGATTTATGAACTGTTGGGCGCGGTCGAGCGCATGCAGGAAGCGGAAAAACGGGTCTTCACCGTGATGATGGGCGGCGCGGTCGGCGCTTTCCATGCCACCGGCGAGCCGGGGCGCAGGGTGCAGGATCTGGTGGCGCAGGCGTTGGGCATGCACTCTATGCCTATCCCTTCCCGTAATGCCAGAGTGTACCGGGCCGAATATATTTCGAATCTGTGCCTGTTGGCCACCACGCTGCATAAAATTGCCGAAGAGGTTTATCAGACCTCCAGCGAAGAGTTCGGCGAGGTTTCCGAAGCCTTCGCCAAAGGAACGGTCGGCAGCAGCACGATGCCGCAGAAGGTCAATCCCAAGCTGGCGAAGGGGATTATCGCCAATGCGCAGAAACTGTATGCCGTGCTGACCTCGTCGCTGTATGTCTGTCCGCGCCCGTTTGAAGCGGATAGCTCGGCCTACTTTATCTTTGATGCCAACCTGCAGGAGAGCATGGAGCTGATGGCCGAAATCATCCTGCGCGCCGAAGAGTTGACCCGCACGTTGGTGATCAACAAGGCGCGGATGCGGCAGAACGTGATGCTGACTCACGGGCTGATCAACAGTGAAAAAATCATGATGAAGCTGGTAGACAAGCTGGGCAAGGATCCGGCGCATGAGCTGGTCTATCACATGGCGATGCGCAGTACCCATGAAAATATTGAATACCGCGAGGTGCTGGCCAATGACCCGGTTATCGCGGCGAATTTCAGCGCCCAGGAGATCGCCGAACTGCTGGACCCCGCGGCTTATACCGGATTATGCGCGCGGCTGGCGGAAGAGATGGCCGAACAGGTGTTTCAGCGCCTATCGTGA
- a CDS encoding type IV pilus twitching motility protein PilT — MNVDEWVSLSVKHNASDLHLCSGHPPVLRVDGQLRAENTLPRLRAEQLEQWCSAWLDAPQLRQLRQSGQLDCALMLAEGQRLRANLFRQRLGFSAALRVIPSTHPSLTTLRAPPILSELLEKPDGLILLTGATGSGKSTTLAAMISALNQSSRRHVITLEDPIEFIHNSRQCLIQQREIGRDSISFADALRAALREDPDVILLGELRDTETIRLALTAAETGHLVLSTLHTRSAAQAVDRLVDAFPGDEKTFVRSQLAACLQAVIAQQLLPMAQGGRVALFEVLTATSAVSNLIREGKSHQLPSLIQSGAQAGMQTFEQSRQQRIREGVLS; from the coding sequence ATGAATGTGGATGAATGGGTGTCGCTTAGTGTAAAGCATAATGCCTCGGATCTGCACCTGTGTAGCGGACATCCGCCGGTGTTGCGCGTTGATGGTCAGCTACGCGCGGAAAATACCTTACCACGTTTGCGCGCCGAGCAACTGGAACAATGGTGTTCCGCTTGGCTTGACGCCCCCCAGCTACGGCAACTGCGGCAATCGGGGCAGTTGGATTGCGCTCTGATGCTGGCGGAAGGACAGCGCCTGCGGGCGAATCTGTTCCGCCAGCGGCTGGGATTCTCCGCCGCGCTGCGCGTCATACCGTCAACCCACCCTTCGTTAACCACGCTGCGCGCGCCGCCGATCCTGTCCGAGCTGCTTGAGAAGCCCGATGGCCTGATTTTACTGACCGGCGCCACCGGCAGCGGGAAATCGACCACGTTGGCGGCGATGATTTCGGCGCTGAATCAGAGCAGCCGCCGGCATGTGATCACGCTGGAAGATCCGATCGAGTTTATCCATAACAGCCGGCAGTGCCTGATCCAGCAGCGTGAAATCGGCCGGGACAGCATATCGTTTGCCGACGCCCTGCGCGCCGCGCTGCGCGAAGATCCCGACGTGATTTTGCTGGGGGAACTGCGCGATACCGAAACGATCCGCCTGGCGTTAACGGCGGCGGAAACCGGACATTTGGTGCTGTCCACTCTACATACCCGCAGTGCGGCGCAGGCGGTGGATCGGCTGGTGGATGCGTTTCCCGGTGATGAAAAAACGTTCGTCCGCAGCCAATTGGCCGCGTGTTTACAGGCGGTGATTGCGCAACAACTGCTGCCGATGGCGCAAGGGGGCAGGGTGGCTCTGTTTGAAGTGCTGACGGCGACCTCCGCGGTCAGTAATCTGATCCGGGAAGGGAAAAGCCACCAGTTGCCCAGTCTGATCCAGAGCGGCGCTCAGGCCGGCATGCAGACGTTTGAACAGAGCCGTCAGCAACGTATTCGGGAGGGGGTGCTGTCTTGA
- a CDS encoding YopJ family acetyltransferase: MRIPFITSFTASHPSHSGSLNAASSSATSAAESSGGPQESSSSQPARAVYPYMSARKEASAGLGARFSHLGLALRSSEGYNPRQVTKQLNNYLNKLASHASDAIQPNVRTEESALQKYLIMAQNDKHHLQIGLLSISATNGDELKNALRMMDNDTKWRAVMNIADDDEPNETPHSVAVEAEKKNNKISLVVVDAYASAFTDSDIAEHITDHDAALTVLFTSVQKSPSGCKIFSLHDVKAMASSEEAMNQFHQRNYAKIDDGDYDKSNRDTFVTRKFKHELPADFYRLTTSQSVFNSLPEPIKNTLRHDFNKNLNTRVAYENHGIPQAVTYNTAIEDQRMAFARDTLQWLGSRR; this comes from the coding sequence ATGCGAATTCCCTTTATCACCTCTTTTACCGCTTCTCATCCATCGCACTCCGGCTCGCTGAACGCCGCCTCATCTTCCGCCACTTCCGCCGCCGAATCGTCGGGCGGGCCGCAAGAATCCTCCTCTTCGCAGCCGGCACGCGCGGTTTATCCTTACATGAGCGCCCGCAAAGAAGCGTCCGCCGGCCTGGGCGCGCGGTTTAGCCACCTCGGCCTCGCTCTCCGTTCATCTGAAGGCTATAACCCGCGGCAGGTAACAAAGCAGTTGAACAACTATCTGAATAAACTGGCGAGTCACGCTAGTGATGCAATTCAGCCGAATGTCAGAACGGAAGAAAGCGCCCTGCAAAAATATCTCATCATGGCGCAAAACGATAAACATCATCTACAGATCGGCCTGTTGAGTATTTCTGCGACCAATGGCGACGAACTGAAAAATGCGCTGCGTATGATGGACAACGACACCAAATGGCGTGCGGTGATGAACATTGCGGATGATGATGAACCTAATGAAACGCCGCATAGCGTGGCGGTGGAAGCGGAGAAGAAAAATAATAAGATCTCGCTGGTGGTGGTGGACGCCTATGCCTCTGCGTTTACGGACTCTGACATTGCGGAACATATCACCGACCATGACGCCGCGTTAACGGTGTTATTCACCTCGGTTCAAAAATCGCCTTCCGGCTGCAAAATTTTTTCTCTGCATGATGTGAAAGCAATGGCGTCGAGTGAAGAGGCGATGAATCAATTTCACCAGCGCAACTATGCCAAAATTGACGATGGCGATTATGACAAAAGCAATAGGGATACGTTTGTGACGCGAAAATTTAAACACGAACTGCCAGCCGACTTCTATCGGCTGACGACGTCGCAGAGCGTGTTCAATTCGTTGCCGGAACCGATAAAAAATACCTTACGCCATGATTTCAATAAAAACCTCAATACGCGCGTTGCCTACGAAAACCATGGGATTCCTCAGGCCGTAACCTACAATACGGCTATCGAAGATCAGCGTATGGCCTTCGCCAGAGATACGTTGCAGTGGCTGGGCAGCCGACGCTGA
- a CDS encoding aminotransferase class I/II-fold pyridoxal phosphate-dependent enzyme produces MQHDKPENDSARVNLQTRLMHEPRHDKGAISPPIYQSSLFSFSDYDTMIERFRGESDHPLYSRMDNPTVRVFQEKMAALEGGEACVAFSSGMAAISGTILSVVRPGDKIVCVKHIYPDAYRFMRGFCHDFSVETVFVDGESLEEIDEALNGARLLYLESPSSWVMTEQNLASIAKLARAKGVTTVIDNSWASPMYQKPLAAGIDIVVHSASKYISGHSDVVAGVAVGSQRHISAITRTISPFLGGKLSANEAWLLLRGLRTLPFRMRQHCESALALARRLSAHPQVLKVNHPGLAPSDISSLTGYSGLFSFELDEAVDIPRFCNQLQLFSMGVSWGGFESLVMPAISVLNQAGEFNSAIDFGISPRLIRISIGLEDTDDLWRDLQQAIAGAL; encoded by the coding sequence ATGCAGCACGATAAACCAGAGAACGATAGCGCCAGGGTAAATTTGCAAACCCGGTTGATGCACGAACCCCGCCATGACAAGGGGGCGATCTCGCCGCCGATTTACCAGTCTTCACTGTTCAGCTTCAGTGATTACGACACCATGATTGAACGCTTTCGCGGCGAAAGCGATCATCCGCTCTATTCCCGTATGGATAACCCGACGGTGCGGGTGTTTCAGGAAAAAATGGCCGCGCTGGAAGGCGGCGAAGCCTGCGTCGCCTTTAGCAGCGGAATGGCCGCTATCAGCGGCACGATACTGAGCGTGGTGCGTCCGGGCGATAAAATCGTCTGTGTTAAACACATCTATCCCGATGCCTATCGTTTTATGCGCGGATTTTGCCACGACTTTTCCGTCGAAACCGTGTTTGTCGATGGCGAATCGCTGGAAGAGATCGACGAAGCGCTGAACGGCGCGCGCCTGCTGTATCTGGAAAGCCCGAGCAGCTGGGTGATGACCGAACAGAACCTGGCCTCGATCGCCAAGCTGGCAAGGGCGAAAGGCGTGACCACCGTGATTGATAACAGCTGGGCCTCGCCGATGTATCAGAAACCGCTGGCGGCGGGGATTGATATTGTGGTGCATTCCGCATCGAAATATATCAGCGGCCACAGCGATGTGGTCGCCGGGGTGGCGGTCGGCAGCCAGCGGCATATCTCGGCCATCACGCGCACGATTTCGCCTTTTCTTGGCGGCAAGCTGTCGGCCAATGAAGCCTGGCTGTTGCTGCGCGGCTTAAGAACGCTGCCGTTCCGCATGCGCCAGCACTGTGAAAGCGCGCTGGCGCTTGCCCGCCGGCTATCCGCGCATCCTCAGGTGCTGAAGGTCAATCATCCGGGGCTGGCGCCGTCGGACATCTCTTCGCTGACCGGCTATAGCGGCTTATTTTCGTTTGAGCTGGATGAAGCGGTGGATATCCCGCGTTTCTGTAATCAACTCCAACTGTTCAGCATGGGGGTGAGCTGGGGCGGATTTGAAAGTCTGGTGATGCCGGCGATCTCGGTGCTGAATCAGGCCGGCGAATTCAACTCGGCCATTGATTTTGGTATTTCGCCGCGTTTGATCCGCATTTCCATCGGCCTGGAAGATACCGACGATCTGTGGCGCGACTTACAGCAGGCGATTGCCGGGGCGCTGTAA